From Medicago truncatula cultivar Jemalong A17 chromosome 7, MtrunA17r5.0-ANR, whole genome shotgun sequence, a single genomic window includes:
- the LOC11442371 gene encoding MDIS1-interacting receptor like kinase 2, which yields MVLPTFIIMILCVLPTLSVAEDSEAKLALLKWKASFDNQSQSILSTWKNTTNPCSKWRGIECDKSNLISTIDLANLGLKGTLHSLTFSSFPNLITLNIYNNHFYGTIPPQIGNLSRINTLNFSKNPIIGSIPQEMYTLRSLKGLDFFFCTLSGEIDKSIGNLTNLSYLDLGGNNFSGGPIPPEIGKLKKLRYLAITQGSLVGSIPQEIGLLTNLTYIDLSNNFLSGVIPETIGNMSKLNQLMFANNTKLYGPIPHSLWNMSSLTLIYLYNMSLSGSIPDSVQNLINLDVLALYMNNLSGFIPSTIGNLKNLTLLLLRNNRLSGSIPASIGNLINLKYFSVQVNNLTGTIPATIGNLKQLIVFEVASNKLYGRIPNGLYNITNWYSFVVSENDFVGHLPSQMCTGGSLKYLSAFHNRFTGPVPTSLKSCSSIERIRIEGNQIEGDIAEDFGVYPNLRYVDLSDNKFHGHISPNWGKSLDLETFMISNTNISGGIPLDFIGLTKLGRLHLSSNQLTGKLPKEILGGMKSLLYLKISNNHFTDSIPTEIGLLQRLEELDLGGNELSGTIPNEVAELPKLRMLNLSRNRIEGRIPSTFDSALASIDLSGNRLNGNIPTSLGFLVQLSMLNLSHNMLSGTIPSTFSMSLDFVNISDNQLDGPLPENPAFLRAPFESFKNNKGLCGNITGLVPCATSQIHSRKSKNILQSVFIALGALILVLSGVGISMYVFFRRKKPNEEIQTEEEVQKGVLFSIWSHDGKMMFENIIEATENFDDKYLIGVGSQGNVYKAELPTGLVVAVKKLHLVRDEEMSFFSSKSFTSEIETLTGIKHRNIIKLHGFCSHSKFSFLVYKFMEGGSLDQILNNEKQAIAFDWEKRVNVVKGVANALSYLHHDCSPPIIHRDISSKNILLNLDYEAHVSDFGTAKFLKPDLHSWTQFAGTFGYAAPELSQTMEVNEKCDVYSFGVLALEIIIGKHPGDLISLFLSPSTRPTANDMLLTEVLDQRPQKVIKPIDEEVILIAKLAFSCLNQVPRSRPTMDQVCKMLGAGKSPLENQFHTIKLGQLH from the exons ATGGTACTACCCACGTTCATCATCATGATTCTGTGTGTCCTTCCAACACTTTCTGTGGCTGAAGACAGTGAAGCAAAATTAGCACTCTTAAAATGGAAAGCTAGCTTTGACAACCAAAGTCAAAGTATCTTGTCAACTTGGAAAAATACCACAAATCCATGCAGCAAATGGAGAGGAATTGAGTGTGACAAATCCAATCTCATTTCTACCATAGATCTTGCAAATTTAGGACTAAAAGGTACACTTCACTCTCTCACCTTCTCTTCATTCCCCAACCTCATAACCCTAAATATCTATAACAACCACTTTTATGGAACCATTCCTCCACAAATAGGTAACTTGTCAAGaataaatacattgaatttttcaaaaaatcctATTATTGGTTCCATCCCTCAAGAAATGTACACATTGAGGAGTTTAAAAGGccttgattttttcttttgtacacTAAGTGGAGAAATTGATAAATCCATAGGAAATTTAACCAACCTATCATATCTAGATTTAGGAGGTAACAATTTTTCTGGTGGTCCCATTCCTCCTGAGATtggaaaattgaagaaattaagGTATCTAGCAATTACACAAGGTAGCCTAGTTGGTTCCATTCCACAAGAAATTGGTTTGTTGACAAACCTTACTTATATTGATTTGTCAAACAACTTTCTATCTGGTGTTATCCCTGAAACCATAGGGAACATGAGCAAATTAAATCAACTCATGTTTGCTAATAACACCAAGTTGTATGGACCAATTCCTCACTCCTTGTGGAACATGTCTAGCTTGACCTTGATCTACCTTTATAACATGAGTCTTTCTGGTTCAATCCCTGATTCAGTACAAAACTTGATTAATTTGGATGTACTTGCACTTTATATGAATAACCTTTCTGGATTCATTCCTTCCACAATTGGAAACTTGAAAAACCTCACTTTATTGCTTTTGCGAAATAATCGACTTTCTGGATCAATTCCTGCCTCTATAGGAAATTTGATCAATTTGAAATACTTTAGTGTCCAAGTAAACAATCTCACAGGAACTATTCCAGCTACAATCGGAAATTTGAAGCAGCTCATTGTCTTTGAAGTAGCTTCCAACAAACTTTATGGTAGAATTCCAAATGGACTTTATAACATTACCAATTGGTATTCCTTTGTTGTGTCCGAAAATGATTTTGTTGGCCATTTGCCGTCTCAAATGTGCACCGGGGGCTCATTAAAATACTTAAGTGCATTTCATAATCGTTTCACTGGTCCAGTACCAACAAGTTTAAAAAGCTGCTCTAGCATTGAAAGAATCAGAATTGAGGGTAATCAAATCGAAGGAGATATAGCAGAAGATTTTGGTGTGTATCCGAATTTGCGATACGTTGACCTGAGTGATAATAAATTTCATGGCCACATTTCACCAAACTGGGGGAAGTCTCTTGATCTTGAAACCTTCATGATATCTAACACTAATATTTCTGGTGGTATACCATTAGATTTTATTGGTTTAACCAAGCTAGGTAGGCTTCATCTTTCTTCAAATCAATTGACAGGGAAACTTCCAAAGGAAATACTAGGAGGCATGAAATCATTATTATATCTCAAGATTAGTAACAATCATTTTACAGATAGCATCCCAACAGAAATTGGATTGCTGCAAAGGCTTGAAGAGTTGGATCTTGGAGGAAATGAGTTAAGTGGCACGATACCAAATGAAGTTGCAGAGCTACCGAAGTTACGAATGTTGAATTTGAGCAGAAACAGAATTGAAGGAAGAATTCCATCTACGTTTGATTCAGCTCTTGCTTCAATTGATCTTAGTGGCAATCGTTTGAATGGAAACATACCAACAAGTCTCGGATTCTTGGTGCAGTTGTCAATGTTGAATCTCTCACATAATATGCTTTCAGGAACcattccttcaacttttagtatGAGTTTGGATTTTGTTAACATATCAGACAACCAGTTAGATGGTCCACTTCCAGAAAATCCAGCTTTTCTTCGTGCTCCGTTTGAAtcattcaaaaataacaaaggcTTATGTGGAAATATCACAGGTTTGGTTCCGTGTGCAACAAGCCAGATCCATAGTAGAAAGAGCAAAAATATCCTTCAATCGGTATTTATTGCTTTAGGAGCTCTAATATTAGTGTTGAGTGGAGTTGGAATTTCGATGTATGTTTTTTTTCGGAGAAAAAAACCAAATGAAGAAATCCAAACTGAAGAAGAAGTACAAAAGGGAGTACTATTTTCGATTTGGAGCCATGATGGGAAAATGATGTTTGAAAATATCATTGAAGCTACTGAGAATTTTGATGACAAATATCTCATTGGAGTTGGAAGTCAAGGAAATGTTTACAAGGCAGAGTTGCCTACAGGATTGGTTGTTGCTGTGAAGAAGCTTCATTTAGTAAGAGATGAAGAAATGTCATTTTTCAGTTCGAAGTCTTTTACGAGTGAGATTGAAACCTTGACAGGAATCAAACACAGGAATATCATAAAGCTTCATGGATTTTGCTCACATTCTAAGTTCTCATTTTTAGTTTACAAGTTCATGGAAGGTGGAAGCTTAGATCAAATACTAAACAATGAAAAACAAGCCATTGCATTTGATTGGGAAAAGAGGGTGAATGTTGTTAAAGGTGTCGCCAATGCTTTGTCCTACTTGCATCATGATTGCTCACCTCCTATTATTCATCGTGATATATCGAGCAAGAATATTCTTCTCAATCTTGACTATGAAGCTCATGTCTCCGACTTTGGGACAGCTAAGTTTCTTAAGCCTGACTTACATAGTTGGACACAATTTGCAGGCACTTTTGGGTATGCAGCTCCAG AGTTGTCCCAAACAATGGAAGTGAATGAGAAATGTGATGTATACAGCTTCGGAGTGCTTGCTTTGGAAATCATAATAGGAAAACATCCAGGAGAtctcatttcattatttttgtcACCATCTACAAGACCAACGGCTAATGATATGTTATTGACAGAGGTTTTAGATCAAAGACCTCAAAAAGTTATAAAACCAATTGATGAGGAGGTTATCTTGATTGCAAAGTTGGCATTTTCTTGCTTAAATCAAGTTCCACGTTCTCGTCCAACTATGGATCAAGTATGTAAGATGCTTGGAGCAGGAAAATCACCTTTGGAAAATCAATTTCACACGATCAAACTAGGGCAACTTCATTAA
- the LOC11435567 gene encoding subtilisin-like protease Glyma18g48580, with product MGGSILFHHLFVSSLLIFTLLLKDVHASKECYIVYLGAHSHGPTPSSVDLETATSSHYDLLGSILGSKENAKEAIIYSYNKQINGFAAMLEEEEAAQIAKNPKVVSVFLSKEHKLHTTRSWEFLGLRGNDINSAWQKGRFGENTIIGNIDTGVWPESKSFSDRGIGPIPAKWRGGNICQLDKLNTSKKVPCNRKLIGARFFNKAYQKRNGKLPRSQQTARDFVGHGTHTLSTAGGNFVPGASIFNIGNGTIKGGSPRARVATYKVCWSLTDATSCFGADVLSAIDQAIDDGVDIISVSAGGPSSTNSEEIFTDEISIGAFHALARNILLVASAGNEGPTPGSVVNVAPWVFTVAASTLDRDFSSVMTIGNKTLTGASLFVNLPPNQDFTIVTSTDAKLANATNRDARFCRPRTLDPSKVNGKIVACDREGKIKSVAEGQEALSAGAKGVILRNQPEINGKTLLSEPHVLSTISYPGNHSRTTGRSLDIIPSDIKSGTKLRMSPAKTLNRRKPAPVMASYSSRGPNKVQPSILKPDVTAPGVNILAAYSLFASASNLITDTRRGFPFNVMQGTSMSCPHVAGTAGLIKTLHPNWSPAAIKSAIMTTATTRDNTNKPISDAFDKTLANPFAYGSGHIRPNSAMDPGLVYDLGIKDYLNFLCASGYNQQLISALNFNMTFTCSGTSSIDDLNYPSITLPNLGLNSVTVTRTVTNVGPPSTYFAKVQLAGYKIAVVPSSLNFKKIGEKKTFQVIVQATSVTPRRKYQFGELRWTNGKHIVRSPVTVRRK from the exons ATGGGTGGCTCCATTTTATTTCATCACCTTTTTGTTTCATCTCTTCTTATTTTCACTTTGTTGCTGAAGGATGTTCATGCTAGCAAAGAG TGCTATATTGTGTACTTGGGAGCACATTCACATGGTCCAACTCCTTCCTCTGTTGACCTTGAAACTGCTACATCTTCTCATTATGATTTACTGGGTTCAATATTGGGAAG CAAGGAGAATGCAAAAGAAGCAATAATTTATTCATATAATAAACAGATTAATGGCTTTGCAGCTATGCTTGAAGAGGAAGAAGCTGCACAAATTGCAA AAAATCCAAAGGTGGTATCTGTGTTTTTGAGCAAAGAGCATAAACTGCACACTACACGTTCTTGGGAATTTCTTGGATTGCGTGGAAATGATATCAACTCAGCTTGGCAAAAGGGAAGGTTTGGTGAAAATACCATCATCGGTAACATTGACACAG GTGTTTGGCCCGAATCTAAGAGTTTTAGCGACAGAGGAATTGGCCCAATTCCAGCGAAATGGCGTGGGGGAAACATCTGTCAACTTGACAAACTCAATACATCTAAAAAAGTTCCATGCAACAG GAAGCTAATTGGCGCAAGATTTTTCAACAAAGCTTATCAGAAGCGTAACGGAAAACTTCCTCGTTCACAACAAACAGCGCGTGACTTCGTTGGCCATGGTACTCACACACTATCAACAGCTGGTGGAAATTTCGTACCAGGTGCAAGCATATTTAACATTGGAAATGGTACCATAAAAGGAGGTTCACCAAGAGCTAGAGTTGCAACCTACAAAGTGTGCTGGTCTCTAACAGATGCCACTAGTTGCTTTGGTGCTGATGTATTATCTGCTATTGATCAAGCAATTGATGATGGTGTTGACATAATATCTGTTTCTGCTGGAGGCCCATCTAGTACAAATTCTGAAGAAATTTTTACTGACGAGATTTCAATAGGTGCATTTCATGCACTTGCTAGAAATATATTATTAGTTGCATCTGCGGGAAATGAAGGACCTACCCCTGGAAGTGTTGTTAATGTTGCTCCATGGGTGTTCACTGTTGCTGCTAGTACATTAGACAGAGACTTCAGCAGTGTCATGACCATTGGTAACAAAACACTCACG ggAGCCAGTCTTTTTGTAAACTTGCCACCTAACCAGGACTTTACTATAGTGACTTCTACTGATGCTAAATTGGCCAATGCAACAAATCGAGATGC TCGATTTTGTAGACCAAGAACACTTGATCCTTCAAAAGTGAATGGTAAAATAGTGGCATGCGATCGAGAAGGGAAAATAAAATCAGTTGCTGAGGGTCAGGAAGCTTTATCTGCAGGTGCAAAGGGGGTTATTTTGAGAAATCAACCTGAAATTAATGGAAAAACACTTCTTTCAGAGCCTCATGTTTTGTCTACTATCAGCTATCCTGGAAATCATTCAAGAACAACAGGACGTAGTTTGGACATAATTCCCTC ggaTATAAAGTCAGGCACTAAACTAAGAATGTCACCAGCAAAAACTTTGAATAGAAGAAAGCCAGCTCCAGTTATGGCTTCCTACTCTTCTAGAGGACCAAATAAAGTTCAACCATCAATACTCAAG CCTGATGTAACTGCGCCAGGTGTGAACATACTCGCTGCCTATTCATTGTTTGCAAGTGCATCTAATTTAATAACAGACACTCGTCGAGGTTTTCCATTCAATGTAATGCAAGGAACTTCTATGTCTTGTCCACATGTTGCCGGCACTGCTGGATTAATCAAAACACTTCATCCTAATTGGAGTCCAGCAGCTATTAAATCGGCTATAATGACCACTG CAACCACGAGAGATAACACCAACAAGCCTATAAGCGATGCATTTGATAAAACACTGGCAAATCCATTTGCTTATGGTTCAGGACATATTCGACCCAACAGTGCCATGGATCCAGGACTTGTTTATGATCTAGGGATTAAAGATTACTTAAACTTCTTATGTGCTTCTGGATACAACCAACAACTCATTTCAGCACTTAATTTCAACATGACATTTACTTGTTCAGGAACTAGTAGCATAGATGACTTGAATTATCCTTCAATCACATTACCAAATCTTGGATTAAATTCCGTTACTGTCACTCGCACAGTTACTAATGTTGGGCCACCAAGTACATATTTTGCTAAAGTTCAATTGGCTGGATATAAAATTGCTGTTGTACCTAGTTCCTTGAATTTCAAGAAAATAGGTGAAAAGAAGACATTTCAAGTTATTGTGCAAGCAACAAGTGTGACTCCAAGGAGGAAATACCAATTTGGGGAACTGCGATGGACAAATGGAAAACACATTGTAAGGAGTCCTGTTACTGTTCGGCGCAAATGA